From Pan troglodytes isolate AG18354 chromosome 9, NHGRI_mPanTro3-v2.0_pri, whole genome shotgun sequence, the proteins below share one genomic window:
- the PEX16 gene encoding peroxisomal biogenesis factor 16 isoform X7 encodes MAFCLSLLDGDHSPGGHEQSYVGKRSNRVVRTLQNTPSLHSRHWGAPQQREGRQQQHHEELSATPTPLGLQETIAEFLYIARPLLHLLSLGLWGQRSWKPWLLAGVVDVTSLSLLSDRKGLTRRERRELRRRTILLLYYLLRSPFYDRFSEAAHGLLAHLAENLLLQLGLTDLPEGGCGEGWGREPLFPNKTDSGSVPACGLSVPTGQAPHTALVTTSVPPRTPLTALFCDDATAARTLSLLGQEAFTRSGIQAPLPQKAVTSPHGAREAARLGSHRSEHCCSLARPW; translated from the exons ATGGCCTTCTGTCTATCCCTGCTAGATGGTGACCACAGCCCTGGCGGCCATGAGCAGTCCTACGTGGGGAAGCGGTCAAACCGGGTGGTGCGAACCCTCCAGAACA CGCCGTCCCTGCACTCCAGGCACTGGGGAGCTCCCCAGCAGCGGGAGGGacggcagcagcagcatcacGAGGAGCTGAGTGCGACCCCCACCCCCCTGGGGCTGCAGGAGACCATCGCAGAGTTTTTGTACATTGCCCGGCCGCTGCTGCACT TGCTTAGCCTGGGCCTGTGGGGTCAGAGGTCGTGGAAACCCTGGCTCTTGGCTGGTGTTGTGGACGTGACCAG cctgagcctcctgagtgacAGAAAGGGCCTGACCCGGAGGGAGCGGCGGGAGCTGCGGCGCCGGACCATCCTGCTGCTCTACTACCTGCTGCGCTCTCCTTTCTACGACCGCTTCTCCGA GGCCGCTCATGGATTACTTGCCCACCTGGCAGAAAATCTACTTCTACAGTTGGGGCTGACAGACCTCCCGGAAggagggtgtggggaggggtggggcagggagccCCTCTTCCCTAATAAAACTGACTCCGGCAGCGTCCCAGCGTGCGGCCTCTCCGTGCCTACCGGCCAGGCCCCACACACAGCCCTGGTCACCACCAGCGTTCCTCCCAGGACCCCCTTGACTGCGCTCTTCTGTGACGATGCCACTGCAGCCCGCACCTTGTCACTGCTGGGCCAAGAAGCCTTCACTAGGAGTGGGATCCAGGCTCCTCTCCCACAGAAAGCGGTGACTTCACCTCATGGAGCCCGGGAAGCTGCTCGCCTCGGCAGCCATAGGAGCGAACACTGCTGCTCTCTCGCTCGCCCCTGGTGA